Within Anopheles ziemanni chromosome 2, idAnoZiCoDA_A2_x.2, whole genome shotgun sequence, the genomic segment CCACCTTATCTTTAACTGCGGCTGCACTTTTATTGCCGTACTTTCGCcatcgttttttctttcttggtTGCTTGTGCTCGTGAAGTGAAAACACAATCGGGAACCAGCGCAAAAAATAAGGAAAGAATTCGGGCAGCCACATAAAAGCTAAAACCGATCGCGCTCGTCGTAGTGCGTCTCGAAAACCCGTTTTGTGGCCACTCTCCGTGCTGTACACGTCGTAGTAGGGAATGACTTCAAACTGACCCCAACCGGGCGATCACAGGCCCACGGGTTGCTTGCTCGAGGTACAAGATGTCGACAAATGAAGTGAACTGCCAATGGGAAGAAATATCTTCTGTTCCTTATTGCTTATCCACGATAGAATGGAAAGGTTGTGAAGTTTGTCAAGGGTTTGAAACATGTTTCTGTATGTTGATCTACAGTAGAGATATAAGCGACGAACCGTAAGGTCGCTTGTTATTTGACCGATTTGATTACGtttctgttttaaatatttcaatcttAGTCTCGATGAAACTCTCTAAGGTCCCCCCAACGGAGTATGATTGTCTGTTCGGCCGTTTGGAACCCCGCGAGTCCGCCTGTCTGTAGCTGATAATGCTCGGCTCATTATCATTGTTGATTCAAAGTCGTGCGATGGTGGTCTGGGTGGACGGTTGCGTTGCGCACCAGAAGCCGCACCAAAccgcacaaacaaacagaaaagtcCATATCGCAATGACTTGCTAACAAAGCCAACTGGTGGACGCAATAAGCTTCGCGACGGAGTTTCGCTGCTTGGCCACGGACACGATTAGCGATGTGGAGAGAGTTTGCAGAAACCGCGAACTGACTGGACACGATGCCATGTGAAACGCGAGCTAGTTCTAACCAGTGAAGTAGAACAGCAGCATGAAACTACTTTTTCGTCACACTTTCTCATTTCAGGCCGAGatattttcattccttttttaaCTGTATTTAAACACATTATTTAAAGTGTCTCTTTCAGCCAGAACAAAATGTCCCCCAAGGCCGAAAGAAAACGTTAACTAATGAGGTAGTTTCGAAACGAATTACTTCACCACAGGGCACCAATTCTGGGGTGGTTTGTTCGCTAGCACGGATACTAATTCCCGATCGCAATACTCGTTAGAAAGAAAATGGCTGCCCGGAACAATCTTCATAATTATTCAACATCCATCGCTATTGTAAATGCGCATTTTGCATATTCATTTGCATTGTATTGGTTTTGCAAGTACGGCAGCGGAGTGGCGCTCCTCACTTCCTTTCCCGGATCATACCTTGCCATTTTCGCAACTGTTATACCATGCAATGTGGGATTTAAGCCCATGTGCGATGATAAGTTATCTCCTAGGTGGcggtttttttggtttttttttgataaagaACATTCTCGGTGTTTTTATGCAATTGCTTTAAGGCAGCCTTAAATTAAGTACCCGTATTaaggaatttttaatttcttaattTTGACATCGGTTACTTATTTTTGTGTGGACCTCTGAACCATTGGTAGACTGGCTTGGGTTTGACCTATTGACCGGCTTAACCGTACTTTGAGCAGTCGATTTTTAAGACTTTGCGACGAATCACAACGGTAAACAGGCGGTGCGGACTCGAACCGACCGGCCCTTATTAGGGATTAGGGACCCTTATCAGCCGGAATGATGATGGACGGAATTTTACCTTTACTTCAGCATTTCGTTGTATTTCGAGTAACAACTCTCCACCCCATGTCGAGCATCAGGGAGGTCAAGAAAAGCAAGCCCCCCCTCTCGTGGGTCAGTTTTTTTGGGTcataaaaatcgattttgtttgTCCAATAGTGTGTGCTTCCTTCGGTAAggaggtgtttaattttaaatccaGCGGTCTGCGGCGGTTACACAACGAAAGCAAGATGCCGGTATCCGTGTAACCGGTTGCCGGGTACGCCCGGGCTACACATGCCATTGTCACCGGCTATCGCCGATCTTAAGAGGTTGTGAGCCTGGCACGTTATAACTGGCGCGCGTTATCTTGTATCACTCACCTGTAGGGTCGATAAATCGGCTGGTGGCTTTTGCAGGAAAACATACATTAACTGGCTCCCCTCCCTATGGTCACGTACGTGATAGCCGATAGGAGGACTTTGACATCGAGTCAGCAGATTGAACCATAGCGATAGTGTTGATAAAACATTGCATGTCTTGTCGTCTTTACTGTCTTTCTGAAGAGAAAGAAGGGCCTAGCATTATGCTACCGGTTGCTCACGTAAAGGCACATCCCATCAAGATGTGAACCAGCAGTGTAATTTACAACAGCTTGATACGAAAACGTTGCCTTGTTTTACGCATGGACCAATAATTATTGGTCCTTTTCCAACGTGCGTGATTGATACGACACTTTAATAGTCATCAAAACGCCATCATCGTTTGACCAACTGATGAGTAAACTGTCGTCGCAGCGCAATTGGTGTATATCACACAACGAAAAGCAGTCAATCCCTTGAAATTGTATGCTGGTATTTTTATCCATAGCAATGAACTTTCTAGGGTCATTTGAAAGATCGGTGAATTGTAGTACACAACAATTTCAATGTACTGCCTTCAACCGTTAGTGTAACTGTTTGTGgctcattttcaatttttccaagTTACTCACAAGTGTGAGAAAAGGGTATAAAACATCCAACGATCGATGGCTGTGACTCGATTTTCTCAACACCTCGATCACTAATTGATTATTCCTCCCAATGTAGCGAGTGTTTGTGATCGGTAGCCCAAGGGCCAAGATCTCGGTTGAGGACATAATTGACGACGTAATGGGTTTCGCTAATGACTCGCATGACCGGAGGTTAGTTTTGACGTTGTCTCCCTTTACAATTACATCAATAGTGGGTACCTGCTACCTGTTCCGAGATTGGTTTCGAACGGACAATTAACGTTTTATTTGCAATTCTACCAATGGCGATCATTGATTTATAATAAATGATCGATTCTTATTTACACCTTAGGAACAAGTTGTCTCGTGTTGTGCAATATTACATGGACCGTAACGCCCGTCTGGAAATCCTTTTACCTCGATTTCAGTTCTTGTTCACTGCACTTCTAGTTCATCAAGTTTCGATTACGATCTGGCAAATAATTATGCAATCCAGCACACTTTGCGAGCAAAAAAAGGCGGGCGGGAGGTAAACATTTGCCTCACTACCTATTATTTACTTATTGTTCCACACTCCTGAACATTGGCCCTCCATTCGATTGACCTTGAAGGaggtgaaaaataatcaaatcatTCAAATAAATCAGCTCCTTCAAccggatattttattttcctgcgATGGCCATCGAAGTGAAACCGTTGCGCAGGTTAATAActtccattttttattgttgtttattttgttgttgcagCATATTAAATAAGAACCCCGTCTGAAAGACGCAATCGAGCTAGAAGATACAACTGGGGTTCTGGTGGTTAGCATCCACCAACAAAACTGGCTCGTATGTCCATTGAATCATGGCTGCTTAGTGCTGCtaatttttttgcaaatcattCCCGTCGAGACATGGTGGCCGTTGCAGCCTACAGTGATCGTAGTGTGCTAAGCAGAGgagctgcaaaaaaaaggcagcTTTGCGTTTAGTAAACATTTGCTTTCTGATAATGacgctgttgttgtttgttgactATATTTTTAAGTGTGAACAAAAATACTCGAAATGAGTAAACTAAACTACTACTCCACCcggtttttgtaaaattttgatTCTTGATGCATTGAATCGAGGCCTACTAGTTAATCTATGAATGCAATGGCGTCGTTATTTGAAAGATGAatgaatttacatttttcacgCCAAGTACATTTTTTCTAAATAGACACAACGATCATTCATTAGTGCTTGCACTGGATCGTGCAATGCGCATTTTCTTCTACTATTTAGTACTCGATCGGTAATAAACGATACAGCGACGGCGGGGGGGTGTTCTGCCATGTGTAAACGACGGCGTTTAACGTTGAATTGACAAATACACAGTTAGCCACCAAAGTTTTCCATAACTAAACCTAAGTAGCAGCATTCAACAGGTTTAACATGATTTTCCATGGCAATCACTTAGAGAAAACATTCGACCAACATGGGAAAAGTAGCACGTCCGAACAACACATACCTTCTGGGCTTCCTTGTACAGGTTGAGCTGGTTTTCGGCTGGGTTGCGGGACATTTTCGCAGATCACTGTCACAAACACTGGAGACGAATGAAAACTTGTAAACGATTTACAATTTCACAACAAGGCACTCGCAGCACAAAGATGTGGAGTAATTCTGTCGTTGACCGTCCACTAGAGTCGAATCACCGAAATGAAAGCAACTTGGAGATGTTGTGACCGTTTTTATAAACATTGACCAGCCTCGGACTTTGACATTATGTTAacactagtgttggcagaatcgggattcggaagattcgaagattcgatccctggacggattccaaagattcgaatcccatttgacggattctaaagattcgaatcccatctgacagagtttaaagatttgatttgattaggattcgaatcagatttgattggtttgggactcgatttgattagattccctggtggcaaaatcatcatgctttctcgttctggtggtatcaattgtcaattggacagaatgagaaagcatgatgattttgccaccggggttctggctcggggtccacactacagcgcgacgtcgcctgacaggagttaaactccatataaaaaaaaccttgcgcgatgtcgcgcgaatcgcgctaggtttttttttgcatggagttctgcGCCTgtcactcggggtccacactgccgcgcgacgtcccgtttcaaaagtagcccagttccggcagaacaatcgcgcaagccaagcgcgacagaggtaggagagtatgtggaaatatttatcacattggggcgcaaactcggctaaaattttttattgaattttgaggtagtaactaggtaaaacggcccggttacacgacccagttacaggacccagttacaggacccggttacagtgtccatttacagggcccgtttacaggacccggtttTAGGGCCAGGTAACACGaccaatttacagggcccggttacagtgcccgtttacagggccctgtaacaggacccgtttacagatctggtaacacggcccgttaacagggcccggttacagtgccagtttacaggacccgtttacaagacccggtaacacggccaatttacagggctcggttacagtgcccgtttacagtgcccgtttacagtgcccgtttacagggcctgGTTATAGGCCCCGGTTACACTGCCCGTTTGCATTGCCCGTTTACAGGCCCTGGCTACAGGGCCTAACCTTATGGATATAGTTTaaatgttgattttattccgcgttggttattttcatcacgttgaaGCACCACCTTTCCctagagtaaatgcaatgttcgaaaaaattgtttccGTAATcatgaaaacgtttcatttccctccttttacaaactttgaatgaaactgtgtctGCAGATTTCCGCTTTTTCCGGCAAAGTAGCCATCGATAATCAAAGTAACCATCAACTACCAAAAATTCGCTCATCAAATCGTTCACCCGATCAGAGCGCAACAAAAATTTCCCCTTCATCcttagtatccttagcaatAGCAAacgcgtgggaaaaccggtaTGCTGCAGTGCATCTCGTTttcgcgctcgcttcgctcgttcgttgctatattgctatctaagcgtAAGAAAAGCGTTACATcagtgcatctcgcttacgtgctcaCTTCACTCAATCGTGCtatctaatggaaccactcagttagcGCAATGTGTATAGcgatgcatgatatttgtttagctacgtattgtATGTACCCTGAGTaagtttggcgcttccacatttgaaattcactgagaaaacaaacttaaacaaacaacgacgatattttaccccgccgtaggaagtatatatttccacataatctcctacttgttgaagagcagtttgtttacgttttggcacccgaaaaaactttggtaaaaatatcaaattattaattattaaatatctgaattacatttgtgaagtctaaaaataagtagtacaacgaaaaatccgatgtttcgtgaagaatattcttcttcttctttcgctatgcgagtcggggtatatcctcctacgctaagtcgaacgtttgttcccttactcgtaatcagaggcgtaccgactctgtccgaactcctatgaaggggctcgtcctttaggaccggctaataatagccatatgtccacccgccggccacgggagggataattccttccgttgtcaggacacaagaactcgtggtccgcttgattgactcaaacagaacgagatgtgcggcagctaggatttatctgacctgagctccagctcggcgtcaccacgcggtcgtgccgtaaccttacttttccgctaactaCTTCAGGAAACTTAtgcactgctaacatccgctctgatgcacttgttttgattcggtttgtttacgttttgtccagctgtaggtttgtttacgtttcgaattgacatttgacaagagctagcgtgacgtcgcgtttttcgctgcttctacactagcgcgatttgtgcgacttttttttgtatggagttcggccgcctgtcaggcgacgtcgcgtttcgtgacgggacgtcgcgctgtagtgtggaccccgagtcaggcgacgtcgcgttacgtttttttttttttatgtggcacgacatcccctagtgggacaaggcctctctccgaagagagtttgtgtgaccgaaagacggtatattatagatcggtggtcagccgttcgtataaccggagggtgccagactcgagattcgatcccacacctgtggtgtggtgtttcctcgcgctaccgctgcgccatgggcacccccataTATCTCAAATACATTAGATATATTGTAATGGACGCAAAGCACCAGTTTACTTACATGTCTAGCTTTAAATACATGGTAGCAGCCATGTCTGAGGCGctatttgtgaaaaatgttatcggaacatcaaacatGTTCGATCCGCGATAAAGTCCCCGCCGGGAAAGTGCGCAAAAACATCACAAAGGACTTGCTTCACTGTTTCAGTGACCTATGatggattcaatttgaatgataacgctgtcataattgtttttgaaacataataaatgctaCTCTTCTTGGAATAAACTCGGGTAAATCAGTTAGTCTGCATATTCCCAAAAAGGACTAgattgttcgtgttgtttgaataaaatttgataaataatgtCAACTATACTGATATTCTTATGTAAATGATTCTttgaattaaacacatcacatgaaaaatcggcattagatgagcatgtatgataagacggattgggattcggattcgaagatccggatctcagaatggatttgaatcgaaagatttgaatccctgtagggattcagtttcctcATCACTAATTAACACGTTTAATGTGTACGGTTCGTTACTAATCCATTCAATTTGTACGGCTAAtcttactcggggtccacactacagcgcgacgtctcgtcacgaaacgcgacgtcgcctgacaggcggccgaactccatacaaaaaaaatgtcgcacaaaccgcgctagtgtagaagcAGCGAAAAACGTGACGTCGCgatagctcttgtcaaatgtcaattcgaaacgtaaacaaaccgacagctggacaaaacgtaaacaaaccgaaacacaaacgcgaacaaaactagcaatattctccacgaaacatcggatttttcgttgtactacttatttttagccttcacaaatgaaattcagttatcaatgtgatacatatttccacatactctcctacctctgtcACGCTTGGCTTGCGCATTTGTTCTGctgaaactgggctacttttgaaacgggacgtcgcctgacaggcggccgaactccatacaaaaaaatgtcgcacaaatcgcgctagtgtagaaacagcgaaaaacgcgacgtcacgCTAgttcttgtcaaatgtcaatttgaaacgaaaacaaaccgacgctggacaaaacgtaaacaaaccgaaaaacaaacgcgaacaaaactagcaatattctccacgaaacatcggatttttcgttgtactacttatttttaacattcacAAATGaaattcagttatcaaactccgttttaattgatatttttaccaaatttttttcgggtgccgaaacgtagacaaactgctcttcaacaagtaggagatgatgtggaaatatatacctcctacggcgggccaaaatatcgtcgttgtctgtttaagtttgttttctcagtgaatttcaaatgtggaagcgccaaactcactcagggtgcatacaatacgtagctaaacaaatatcatgcattactacctcaaaattcaataaaaaaaattagccgagtttgcgccccaatgtgatacatatttccacatactctcctacctctgtcgcgcttgggttgcgcgattgttctgccgaaactgggctacttttgaaacgggacgtcgcgctgcagtgtggaccccgagttactTTCTGCTAGTTTGGAACGAGGTTTTCAAACAAGTTTCAGTTACGATCAAAAATGAACCCAGTCAACGATCCGATAACCGTTAACTCCGTTCCGGAATCTTAAGACGGTTatataaattacatttttctgtTGAATTCGTAGcataaacatttaatttgtgggtttagtttttcatATACATTTTGTAAAGTGTTCTTcggtttataatttttgtcaATTTCGTTTCTAACGCAAAGTCGAGAAGCTCGTGCggatttgaaatgaaatcgaatttctcgaaaagtttgtttacttttgccaAATGCTGTCAGaatgacagcaaaacaaaGGTTATACAATTTGATCGAAAATACCGGCAACATTCTGTTCGTACTAGTTTAGGTGGAAGTTTCGTTCTGAAATAGTGAAATATGCATTCGATAAGAATTGTTTTACCACGATGTCTTGCTGTAGCACAATCGTCCAATATGATCCGCTCAACAGTGCATCCTATATCGAAGCATCGTTTGTGCAATATGTTCCCCGGACCAACAAGAACTGCTTCGATTGTCCGCACACTTTGCTCGAAGCCTCCGGTAGCCGGGAGTGCATCGGACTAcgtacagcaaaacaaaaaggaaccgGACGAGGCTAGTAAAGTGTACTACGGTACGTTAACGCCACAAATCCGAGCGGTAAAGGTGTTCTCGCTTGCCACAAGTATCGGCGGTATAGTTGCGCAACCGATATTGCTCGAACAGGCAAGCAAAATAGGTGGCATGCCCATGATTGTGGCCGTATGTGGATTCGCCGGATTCTTCACCTTCGTCACACCCATTCTATTGCATTTGGTAACGAAACGCTACGTCACGGAGCTTCATTATGATCCGGTGAAACAACAGTACACAGCAACCACgatcacatttttcctccagcGTGAGAAGGTAATTGCTGGCATTTCTGGTTAACATTGCCTTTTGAATCTGATCctagttttctttcttttctagaCAAACTTCAAAATCGAAGATGTTACCGTACCGGAAGTCGGTGGTTTATTTACCACTTTTCTGGTAAAAAATAAGGCAATGTTTGTCGACCCACAGCTGTTCCCAGATCCTACACACTACATTAAGATTATGGGATATGATAAGCCGATCGATTTTAAGTTTGAAGAAGCACGCCAAACAGGAAGTAGTGAAAACCCTTCCAAAAAAGATCGATGAAATACTTAACTGATGAAACAAGggtaaatataataataattaatattaCATGGTTGTCTTTATAGTTTCCTGTAGGAAAGATGTGGTCATGAAATTCATCCGAAATATTGCTTCATTGTGAATGATTGATACTTACTGCTTTAGAAATCCCTTTTAAAAGAGTATTATACATGAGAGAGAAATGAAGATAGCGACCACGGGTTCGGTATCGCATTCATTTGCGGCGTATGTAAAtacaaacaatttcatttttattaacatattttttagtttCTGGCTTCCGTTGCTCTCTGTCCCTGGCGCATCTGCAGTTTACAATGCCACGCTTCTCTACCTGCACCAACTTATGTTcgatacattcagtttaaatgCCATTCAAATTCATTACTTTAAGATTGTTTACAGGAATTTGGGCGCTTCATGTCTTTTCTgctctttgttttttgttttgttttagacaCAGTACTGTGTTTTTGCCACGGATAGTCATTCGTTCTACTTGACCACATTAAATGCCGTCTAGGTGTGTGAGATGCACTCGTTTCTATTGCAAGTGGTTCCATATGTTgtctgttatgtttttttttcttggggTCTGTATGCTACTATATTATAATGTTCTTGTCCACCGTTTactatttaatttttgttcttaAACAATCAGGATTAAAGTCTTTCAATACCCAGCAGCTTCCCATCATCGTTATTCACCATGCTTGCCGTTAATGTTCTTTTACATTCACCTCGGTAATATTTGttctgtttggtttgtttgccattttaaCTTTTCCGTATCATATCCTCTCACCTCCAGCAATTAGGTCAACTAGGCGGCTTCTCGATCCATTTGTGAGTCATTCGGTTTgtttaatgatttatttttctttcattctccTAAGCTGTTGCTTCGCAATCTCAACAGAAACATTTAGTCTATCAGACACAACGACGGTTGAACCATTTCTTCGTTCTTTTCTGACTTGTCTATATCCACTGTCGTACATCTATTTGTATTTATATATATCTGCTTATCTACTGTATTCCTTATCATTTCCTGCTTCCACATTGCGTAGAGATTCGGGTATGTTTATCATGTGTTTTTTCCTTACATGTATGTTGCTTCGCTCGCCTTGTTGCGTGGTTATAATTAAAAGTTGTTGCTTTCAGTTTACTTTGAGTTCACTTCATTCACCATGTATAATTCATGAGGGcagtttgcttgtttgtttgttggtttgtttggtttgaatTGTGTGGTTGCATTTTTGCATTGTGTTGTCTTGTTTTTATTACACTACATCTTATGTGTCCTGCTTCATCGTTTTGTGTTGAATTTCTTTTTAGTAAAAATTTCCTCTTAATTTTGATcacctttttgtttgtttgtttgttgttgttttcgtatTTCACGTCTATTTCTCTCATCTCTCATATTGCTAGCATTGCTCCGCTAGCTTGGGTTgttctgttgtttttcttcatcattttACAAATTGGCCGAAAAAGATATGCCGAAACATTTGCACTATGGCTTGTACATCGCAGGATGATGTCCGCATGGATAGTAGTGTGGTCTTTGTGTTGATCGAAATAACGTTGAAAAAAACTAGAACAGggtatatgtatgtgtgtttgtagaaaaaaagcatGTTTTTGTGTCTCTATTTGATGGGAAATGTGAACATAATGCTGCACTTTCGCATAACACTGCAGACGAATTTTTATTCCGTGAAAAATGCAAACCATTAACTGAGAATTGGATCCATTTTCTTATGCCGCACGTTGGCATTGGTATATCAagtacaatatttttgttgaattggtacatgttaatttttatctgACTAGAATTTGTTGCTTTGAATGTCGTACAGCCGATAGTAAGTTTCACAACGTATGATTCAATAATGTGTTTACTGGGAAGGTTCTAGGGCGTACTGTGTTAGACTATGGATTTCTGTTTTTCAACACTCTTTCCGCCGTATCTTTTGGAAATATACTAGTTTCTTTATCATATACCTATTTTTGATCTTTGCTAATTTGAGTAACTTATTTGGGATACCAACTGTTCGCTTCGTTCTCAACAGTCTCCTATTTTTCGTAGGTTGTTTGTAAGATTCAAAAAACTAAATCAATAGCTCACGCCATAAGAAGCGGAGCGATAAAAAAAGTCCAGTAACTTTTTGCGCCAAGCAAAATTGCCTATTTAAATTGAGGAGGTTTGTTGGCTCGTAAAAGAATGTTTCAGGATGTTTTCCTCTCCAGTGGTCATGTTTGAGAACTGCATGTGGTTTAGTTGATTTTCCGATAAGTAGTGATAATTTTATCCCCTCGGCAGCGATATTActattttgcttc encodes:
- the LOC131281310 gene encoding transmembrane protein 70 homolog, mitochondrial, which produces MHSIRIVLPRCLAVAQSSNMIRSTVHPISKHRLCNMFPGPTRTASIVRTLCSKPPVAGSASDYVQQNKKEPDEASKVYYGTLTPQIRAVKVFSLATSIGGIVAQPILLEQASKIGGMPMIVAVCGFAGFFTFVTPILLHLVTKRYVTELHYDPVKQQYTATTITFFLQREKTNFKIEDVTVPEVGGLFTTFLVKNKAMFVDPQLFPDPTHYIKIMGYDKPIDFKFEEARQTGSSENPSKKDR